In a genomic window of Helianthus annuus cultivar XRQ/B chromosome 10, HanXRQr2.0-SUNRISE, whole genome shotgun sequence:
- the LOC110886156 gene encoding uncharacterized protein LOC110886156: MLEHHHLDFIKQTMLKHEDTFRHQVRELHRLYNVQKKLMTSLQSETRQHIEFSPRVTLDINGDDLGIMSGFDLSRPIEEDLSCGDSSGLRDGHTCSHDLELTLSIGPSTSNRRSQNTTKATAKASLGNSSKLYNQETRDHIGLFRI; this comes from the exons ATGCTTGAACATCACCATCTAGATTTCATCAAACAAACAATGTTGAAGCATGAAGATACTTTTAGACATCAG GTAAGGGAACTTCATCGGTTGTACAATGTTCAAAAGAAACTGATGACTAGTTTACAAAGCGAGACTCGACAACACATTGAGTTTAGTCCACGGGTTACTTTGGATATTAACGGTGATGATTTAGGAATAATGTCAGGTTTTGATCTTTCAAGACCTATCGAAGAAGATTTGTCATGTGGTGACAGTAGCGGCCTTCGTGATGGTCATACGTGTTCTCATGACTTGGAACTAACGTTAAGCATTGGACCTAGCACTAGTAATAGACGATCACAAAACACCACCAAGGCAACGGCAAAAGCGAGTTTGGGAAACTCAAGTAAATTGTACAATCAAGAAACAAGAGACCACATTGGTCTTTTCAGGATCTAA